A portion of the Juglans microcarpa x Juglans regia isolate MS1-56 chromosome 1D, Jm3101_v1.0, whole genome shotgun sequence genome contains these proteins:
- the LOC121264305 gene encoding LOW QUALITY PROTEIN: chorismate synthase, chloroplastic-like (The sequence of the model RefSeq protein was modified relative to this genomic sequence to represent the inferred CDS: inserted 1 base in 1 codon), giving the protein MMASSSLSTKPFLGASRTDAFSGLRYLPSHLFRSSLHISIPSTTPKKLQIQAVGSTHGNYFRVTTFGESHGGGVGCVIDGCPPRLRLSEADMQFELDRRRPGQSRITTPRKETDTCQILSGVSEGVTTGTPITVLVPDTDQRGHDYSEMSIAYRPSHADAIHDTKYGVRAVQGGGRSSARETIGRVAAGAVAKKILKSLAGTEILAYVSQVHKVVLPEDVIDHDTLTLDQIESNIVRCPDPEYADKMIDAIDAVRVRGXSIGGVVTCIVRSCPRGLGSPVFDKLEAQLAKAVMSLPATKGFEIGSGFAGTFLTGSELNDEFFTDEHGRIRTRTNRSGGIQVGISNGEIISMRIAFKPTATIGKKQHTVARDKKEMELIARGRHDPCVVPRAVPMVEAMVALVLLDQLMAQHGQCNLFPINPNLQEPMFLPVLEPNKVPL; this is encoded by the exons ATGATGGcttcctcctctctctcaaCGAAGCCATTTCTCGGCGCCTCCCGAACCGATGCCTTCTCTGGACTCCGTTACCTCCCCTCACATCTTTTTCGTTCATCCCTACATATTTCCATCCCTAGCACTACTCCCAAGAAGCTCc AGATCCAGGCTGTTGGGAGTACGCATGGGAATTATTTTCGGGTAACAACTTTTGGAGAATCTCATGGGGGTGGCGTTGGTTGTGTCATTGATGGATGCCCTCCTCGACTCCGCCTCTCCGAAGCTGATATGCAATTCGAACTTGACAGAAG GAGGCCAGGTCAGAGTCGAATTACCACACCAAGGAAGGAGACTGATACGTGCCAAATACTTTCGGGCGTTTCCGAAG GAGTGACTACTGGAACACCAATTACTGTACTTGTACCCGATACTGATCAAAGAGGACAT GATTATAGCGAAATGTCAATAGCCTATAGGCCTTCTCATGCAGATGCGATTCATGACACGAAGTATGGTGTCAGGGCAGTGCAG GGTGGTGGTAGATCTTCAGCAAGAGAAACTATTGGGAGAGTTGCTGCTGGGGCTGTTGCCAAGAAAATCCTAAAGAGCCTTGCTGGAACTGAG ATTCTTGCTTATGTCTCTCAAGTTCATAAGGTTGTACTTCCAGAGGATGTAATTGATCATGACACCCTGACACTTGATCAG ATCGAGAGTAATATTGTTAGATGCCCAGATCCGGAATACGCTGACAAGATGATTGATGCTATAGATGCTGTCCGTGTGAGGG ATTCTATTGGTGGTGTTGTCACTTGCATTGTGAGGAGTTGCCCGCGT GGCCTTGGTTCTCCAGTTTTTGACAAACTTGAAGCTCAGCTTGCTAAAGCTGTTATGTCATTACCTGCAACAAAGGGCTTTGAAATTGGCAGTGGCTTTGCAG GAACCTTTTTAACTGGGAGCGAACTTAATGATGAGTTCTTCACTGACGAACATGGAAGAATCCGGACAAGAACAAACCGCTCTGGTGGGATTCAG GTAGGAATATCTAATGGGGAAATCATAAGCATGAGAATAGCTTTTAAGCCGACAGCTACCATTGGA AAGAAGCAGCATACAGTGGCTAGAGACAAAAAAGAGATGGAACTAATAGCTCGTGGTCGTCATGATCCTTGTGTTGTCCCACGAG CTGTGCCGATGGTAGAAGCCATGGTAGCTCTGGTGCTTCTGGATCAATTGATGGCACAGCATGGTCAGTGCAATCTGTTTCCAATCAATCCAAATCTACAAGAACCCATGTTTTTGCCGGTGCTGGAACCAAACAAAGTACCCTTGTAA
- the LOC121264313 gene encoding inhibitor of carbonic anhydrase-like isoform X2, producing the protein MQISTFLLFTLFFFFFFFSSFKLFRIQGLEPSPVPDSSDVAFWPPSLSPSLTGSPSPDSDEFLPPSPALYRSLTPAPEHGGDDSRGEHSGEIAPSRAPTEDTGSDTVRWCTVRDEFDDCEYFVSLFKQSEGYTWKWDTTQGCLESIKRGEADLINLEAGLAYIAFLNYSMKAIANEVYCDQAKSYLAVAVVSGQACKNNERISLLDFKGKKSCHGGYSTAAGWNYPITHIKTLLAYEKLNDREIAESFFSEVCAPSELEVSGVCNGCGDENGFCPSKSLYFGDSGAFRCLVEEMGDIAFLKADTALLYSMEGPHNQSWSNKSIRDFMYLCPQGGCREINGYPGACSYGSVPANMIMAGNSIATKKKLFVLEALTNVTNEGKASASHQISPSTQGLDAVKMVTRSYLGKSASVSQSIQELNTHNTQAANSSEVNSIPDGSSISSAFHTSGILFMSILSIFIILFSSK; encoded by the exons ATGCAGATCtcaacttttcttctttttacactcttcttcttcttcttcttcttctcctccttcaaACTATTCCGGATTCAAG GTTTGGAGCCATCGCCGGTGCCTGATTCCAGCGACGTGGCTTTCTGGCCACCATCTTTGTCACCCTCGTTGACAGGATCTCCATCACCTGATTCTGACGAATTCTTGCCTCCGTCTCCCGCATTGTATAGATCTCTGACTCCAGCACCGGAGCATGGAGGAGATGATAGTAGAGGTGAGCATTCCGGCGAGATTGCACCGAGTCGTGCCCCGACGGAAGATACGGGATCAGATACGGTGAGGTGGTGTACTGTGAGGGACGAGTTCGATGATTGCGAGTACTTCGTGAGCCTTTTCAAGCAATCTGAAGGTTATACGTGGAAATG GGACACAACTCAAGGTTGTCTGGAATCGATAAAGAGAGGAGAAGCAGATTTGATAAACTTAGAAGCAGGATTGGCTTATATTGCATTCCTTAACTACTCCATGAAAGCCATTGCAAATGAAGTTTACTGTGATCAAGCCAAAAGCTACCTTGCGGTTGCAGTTGTTAGCGGACAAGCCTGCAAGAACAACGAGAGAATCAGCTTATTGGATTTCAAGGGCAAGAAGTCTTGCCATGGAGGTTACTCCACAGCAGCCGGTTGGAACTACCCCATTACTCATATCAAAACATTGCTTGCTTATGAAAAACTGAACGACAGGGAGATTGCGGAGAGTTTTTTCTCCGAGGTTTGTGCTCCTTCTGAGCTTGAGGTGTCCGGTGTTTGTAATGGATGTGGTGATGAAAATGGCTTTTGCCCTTCCAAGAGTTTGTATTTTGGTGACTCGGGAGCATTTAGGTGCCTTGTGGAGGAAATGGGAGACATTGCATTTCTCAAAGCGGATACTGCTTTGCTCTATTCTATGGAGGGACCTCATAACCAGTCATGGTCAAACAAGTCAATTAGAGACTTCAT GTATCTCTGTCCTCAAGGAGGCTGCAGAGAAATCAACGGTTATCCCGGAGCTTGTTC ATATGGAAGTGTTCCTGCAAACATGATTATGGCAGGTAACTCCATCgcaaccaaaaagaaattgttCGTCCTGGAAGCATTAACGAACGTTACCAATGAAGGAAAAGCTAGTGCCAGCCATCAAATTAGCCCGAG cACTCAAGGATTAGATGCGGTCAAGATGGTCACAAGGTCTTATCTGGGAAAATCAGCTTCAGTTTCACAGAGCATACAAGAATTAAATACCCACAATACTCAAGCAGCCAACTCTTCCGAAGTAAATTCAATACCAG ATGGTTCTTCAATTTCTTCTGCCTTCCATACATCTGGCATCCTGTTCATGTCAATCTTgtcaattttcatcatcttgTTTTCTTCGAAATAG
- the LOC121264313 gene encoding serotransferrin-like isoform X1: MQISTFLLFTLFFFFFFFSSFKLFRIQGLEPSPVPDSSDVAFWPPSLSPSLTGSPSPDSDEFLPPSPALYRSLTPAPEHGGDDSRGEHSGEIAPSRAPTEDTGSDTVRWCTVRDEFDDCEYFVSLFKQSEGYTWKCVKRDTTQGCLESIKRGEADLINLEAGLAYIAFLNYSMKAIANEVYCDQAKSYLAVAVVSGQACKNNERISLLDFKGKKSCHGGYSTAAGWNYPITHIKTLLAYEKLNDREIAESFFSEVCAPSELEVSGVCNGCGDENGFCPSKSLYFGDSGAFRCLVEEMGDIAFLKADTALLYSMEGPHNQSWSNKSIRDFMYLCPQGGCREINGYPGACSYGSVPANMIMAGNSIATKKKLFVLEALTNVTNEGKASASHQISPSTQGLDAVKMVTRSYLGKSASVSQSIQELNTHNTQAANSSEVNSIPDGSSISSAFHTSGILFMSILSIFIILFSSK; the protein is encoded by the exons ATGCAGATCtcaacttttcttctttttacactcttcttcttcttcttcttcttctcctccttcaaACTATTCCGGATTCAAG GTTTGGAGCCATCGCCGGTGCCTGATTCCAGCGACGTGGCTTTCTGGCCACCATCTTTGTCACCCTCGTTGACAGGATCTCCATCACCTGATTCTGACGAATTCTTGCCTCCGTCTCCCGCATTGTATAGATCTCTGACTCCAGCACCGGAGCATGGAGGAGATGATAGTAGAGGTGAGCATTCCGGCGAGATTGCACCGAGTCGTGCCCCGACGGAAGATACGGGATCAGATACGGTGAGGTGGTGTACTGTGAGGGACGAGTTCGATGATTGCGAGTACTTCGTGAGCCTTTTCAAGCAATCTGAAGGTTATACGTGGAAATG TGTCAAAAGGGACACAACTCAAGGTTGTCTGGAATCGATAAAGAGAGGAGAAGCAGATTTGATAAACTTAGAAGCAGGATTGGCTTATATTGCATTCCTTAACTACTCCATGAAAGCCATTGCAAATGAAGTTTACTGTGATCAAGCCAAAAGCTACCTTGCGGTTGCAGTTGTTAGCGGACAAGCCTGCAAGAACAACGAGAGAATCAGCTTATTGGATTTCAAGGGCAAGAAGTCTTGCCATGGAGGTTACTCCACAGCAGCCGGTTGGAACTACCCCATTACTCATATCAAAACATTGCTTGCTTATGAAAAACTGAACGACAGGGAGATTGCGGAGAGTTTTTTCTCCGAGGTTTGTGCTCCTTCTGAGCTTGAGGTGTCCGGTGTTTGTAATGGATGTGGTGATGAAAATGGCTTTTGCCCTTCCAAGAGTTTGTATTTTGGTGACTCGGGAGCATTTAGGTGCCTTGTGGAGGAAATGGGAGACATTGCATTTCTCAAAGCGGATACTGCTTTGCTCTATTCTATGGAGGGACCTCATAACCAGTCATGGTCAAACAAGTCAATTAGAGACTTCAT GTATCTCTGTCCTCAAGGAGGCTGCAGAGAAATCAACGGTTATCCCGGAGCTTGTTC ATATGGAAGTGTTCCTGCAAACATGATTATGGCAGGTAACTCCATCgcaaccaaaaagaaattgttCGTCCTGGAAGCATTAACGAACGTTACCAATGAAGGAAAAGCTAGTGCCAGCCATCAAATTAGCCCGAG cACTCAAGGATTAGATGCGGTCAAGATGGTCACAAGGTCTTATCTGGGAAAATCAGCTTCAGTTTCACAGAGCATACAAGAATTAAATACCCACAATACTCAAGCAGCCAACTCTTCCGAAGTAAATTCAATACCAG ATGGTTCTTCAATTTCTTCTGCCTTCCATACATCTGGCATCCTGTTCATGTCAATCTTgtcaattttcatcatcttgTTTTCTTCGAAATAG